A single Synergistaceae bacterium DNA region contains:
- a CDS encoding prolipoprotein diacylglyceryl transferase: MYPVLFTIGDTPVHSYYLLWTLALMMAVLLVRSRMTGMYGLVDDDARAIIIWGFLGMLLGARMGSVYDSWAIYRADLWRILRVWEGGLSAIPAFLGAAALSLVASLARGVSFWKVVDAAATPAALTVAVGRWGCFLNGCCWGIVTTSPLGVRFISDSPDVLRHPTQLYYSFGALAIAGLLQWTEQALLGDGDARRVKGAVLCPLFSVLYSVMRLSIDPFRSDYYGAGMQLNRYILSVTAVVGAAWLAHSLFAKRGGERGL, from the coding sequence ATGTACCCCGTCCTGTTCACCATCGGAGACACGCCGGTCCACAGCTACTACCTGCTGTGGACCTTGGCATTGATGATGGCCGTGCTGCTTGTTCGATCGAGGATGACTGGCATGTACGGATTAGTCGATGACGATGCCAGGGCGATAATCATATGGGGGTTCCTGGGAATGCTGCTGGGGGCTAGGATGGGAAGCGTCTACGACTCCTGGGCCATATACCGGGCCGACCTTTGGAGGATACTGAGGGTCTGGGAAGGGGGGCTCTCGGCCATTCCCGCCTTTTTGGGCGCGGCGGCTCTCTCCTTGGTCGCATCCCTGGCACGGGGCGTCTCTTTCTGGAAAGTGGTGGACGCCGCTGCGACGCCCGCGGCCCTGACTGTCGCAGTAGGTCGATGGGGGTGCTTCCTAAACGGCTGTTGCTGGGGAATTGTGACTACATCCCCTCTCGGAGTGCGTTTTATATCGGATTCCCCCGATGTACTGCGGCATCCGACCCAGCTTTACTACTCCTTCGGGGCCCTGGCTATCGCAGGTCTGCTCCAGTGGACGGAGCAGGCCCTCCTGGGGGACGGCGATGCCAGAAGGGTCAAGGGAGCGGTTCTCTGCCCCCTGTTCTCTGTTCTCTACTCGGTTATGCGCCTTTCGATAGACCCCTTCAGAAGTGATTATTACGGTGCCGGAATGCAACTGAACCGGTATATACTCTCGGTCACGGCAGTGGTGGGGGCAGCCTGGCTCGCTCATTCCCTGTTCGCAAAACGTGGCGGAGAGCGAGGTTTATAG
- a CDS encoding Do family serine endopeptidase yields MQLKNKNLGIIGVPVALLLVLTFLLQLTSLATPSFAQDPFTDNPVAKIAKELSPAVVNIDVEAMVTRSMSPFGDDPIFRQFFGEEFRRFSRTIPMKGRGSGFIVSKDGHIITNNHVVDGADKITATFADGRTFEAKVLGKDPTFDLAVLKIEGNDLPFLELADSDKTEVGEWVVAIGNPFGLEHTVTVGVISAKNRSIHAGNVNFDGFLQTDAAINPGNSGGPLLNLRGEVVGINTAIVPYAQGIGFAIPVNMAKQVMNDLIEFGKVRRGWLGVTIQPLTREFAEAYGVDGENGAVVSDVMPDSPAEKAGLHRGDVILEVDGASVKNHQEFVMKIRQMLAGTKVKLTVVRQKKTIEIDATLGDMPGSEVRAVPGEGGAKALKGLGIEVSSVTDEVRKKNGLKKDEGVLISSVEEGSMAQRAGIRENDVILEMNGLRLSGLSDLDRVDDKSGSAVLLIMRDSRTFFVSIRTRK; encoded by the coding sequence GTGCAGTTAAAAAACAAAAATTTAGGGATCATAGGCGTCCCAGTAGCGCTGTTGCTCGTTTTGACGTTTCTGTTGCAGCTGACTTCACTCGCGACGCCCTCCTTCGCCCAGGATCCTTTCACGGACAACCCGGTGGCGAAGATCGCGAAGGAGCTCTCTCCGGCCGTCGTCAACATCGATGTCGAGGCGATGGTCACCCGCTCCATGAGCCCGTTCGGGGACGACCCGATCTTCCGGCAGTTCTTCGGGGAGGAGTTCCGCCGCTTCTCGAGGACCATCCCCATGAAGGGCAGGGGATCCGGGTTCATCGTGTCCAAGGACGGTCACATAATCACGAACAACCACGTCGTGGACGGTGCGGACAAGATCACCGCCACTTTCGCCGACGGCAGGACTTTCGAGGCCAAGGTGCTCGGCAAGGACCCGACCTTCGACCTGGCGGTGCTCAAGATCGAAGGCAACGACCTGCCCTTCCTCGAACTGGCTGACTCCGACAAGACCGAGGTGGGCGAGTGGGTGGTCGCCATCGGCAATCCCTTCGGGCTCGAGCACACGGTGACAGTCGGGGTCATCTCGGCGAAGAACCGCAGCATCCACGCGGGCAACGTCAACTTCGACGGTTTCCTCCAGACAGACGCGGCGATCAATCCGGGCAACAGCGGAGGCCCTCTGCTGAACCTCAGGGGAGAAGTGGTGGGGATCAACACTGCCATAGTACCCTATGCCCAGGGGATAGGTTTCGCGATCCCGGTCAACATGGCCAAGCAGGTGATGAACGACCTCATCGAGTTCGGCAAGGTCCGAAGAGGGTGGCTCGGTGTCACGATTCAGCCCCTGACCAGGGAGTTCGCCGAGGCGTATGGGGTTGACGGGGAGAACGGCGCTGTCGTCAGCGACGTGATGCCCGACTCGCCGGCGGAGAAGGCCGGGTTGCATAGGGGCGACGTCATACTGGAGGTGGACGGGGCAAGCGTCAAGAACCACCAGGAGTTCGTGATGAAGATCCGCCAGATGCTCGCCGGCACCAAGGTGAAGCTGACCGTGGTGCGCCAGAAGAAGACCATCGAGATAGACGCGACACTGGGCGATATGCCCGGCAGCGAGGTTCGCGCCGTCCCGGGGGAGGGAGGAGCCAAGGCGCTCAAGGGGCTTGGAATAGAGGTGAGCTCCGTCACCGACGAGGTGCGCAAGAAGAACGGCCTGAAGAAGGATGAGGGCGTGCTGATCTCCTCGGTCGAGGAGGGCTCGATGGCCCAGAGGGCGGGCATACGTGAGAACGACGTAATACTGGAGATGAACGGACTGAGGCTCTCCGGCCTCTCGGATCTAGACAGGGTGGATGACAAGAGCGGGTCGGCGGTGCTGTTGATCATGAGGGACTCGAGGACGTTCTTCGTCTCGATCAGGACCCGCAAGTAG
- the rpsO gene encoding 30S ribosomal protein S15 produces the protein MLQGEKKQGIIEEYRVHSTDTGSPEVQVAMLTQRIRELTEHLKIHTKDFHSRRGLLKMVGKRRRLLRYLKGKDFNRYKVLIERLGLRH, from the coding sequence ATGTTGCAGGGAGAGAAGAAACAGGGAATCATCGAGGAGTACCGGGTTCATTCAACCGATACCGGTTCCCCCGAGGTGCAGGTGGCGATGCTGACGCAGCGTATCCGCGAGTTGACGGAGCATCTCAAGATCCACACGAAGGACTTCCACTCGCGCAGAGGACTGCTGAAGATGGTCGGCAAGAGACGCAGACTGCTGCGATACCTGAAGGGCAAGGATTTCAACCGGTACAAGGTCCTTATCGAGAGGCTCGGTCTGCGCCACTAA
- a CDS encoding polyribonucleotide nucleotidyltransferase, with translation MEKTFSVEIGGRPLQFSTGRVARQANGAVVAAHGETTVLTTACITDKPRTGIDFFPLLVDFEERFYSAGKIPGGFIKREGRPSETAVLSCRMVDRSIRSLFDESMRYDVHVVSTVLSVDQVNPPNVLAINAASAALSISDIPWGGPVGAVRIGRVGDDFVINPTEEQMEESTLDLLVTGHLDGVTMVECGSREVSEELLVDALELAQGEIKKIVALFNEMRDSVGREKLVFPVPPVFSDIDSWAESNLSADIRAAVTIHDKKPRGDAISAVKNRLLERFEEEYPDAGDYISALVDEMVKSTMRSLIVNEGKRADGRSMDELRKVTSETGVLPRVHGSALFTRGETQALVVTTLGMMGVDDQILDGLKQDEPAKRFILHYNFPPYSVGEVRPMRGPGRREIGHGALAERALRPMIPDEESFPYVMRVVSDILESNGSSSQASICGASLALMDAGVPTSKHVAGVAMGLIKEGDRVAILTDIQGLEDHFGDMDFKVAGTREGVTALQMDNKAGGITREILQRALSQARTARMLILDSMEAAIPAPADLSPNAPRIFMTTIDPEKIRDVIGPGGKVIRGITQKTGVKINVEDSGEIYIGGPTQEKVDEALSIIRGLTKDLEAGEVYYGTVTRLMAFGAFVECLPGKEGLLHVSEVSTRRIPKVDDVFKVGDQVLVMVKEIDDMGRVNLTRRRILENERRIAAEGLSDVLPAEREREKAIEALAEASRQNPHPERDRPGGGRDRGDRRSGGGGPRRHSSGRS, from the coding sequence ATGGAGAAGACGTTTTCAGTCGAGATCGGAGGGCGGCCTCTGCAATTTTCCACGGGCAGAGTGGCCAGGCAGGCTAATGGAGCGGTGGTTGCCGCACATGGAGAGACCACGGTCCTGACCACGGCCTGCATCACCGACAAGCCGCGCACAGGGATCGACTTTTTCCCTCTGCTCGTCGATTTCGAGGAGAGATTTTACTCCGCCGGCAAGATACCCGGCGGTTTTATCAAGCGCGAGGGGCGCCCGTCGGAGACGGCGGTGCTGAGCTGCAGGATGGTGGACCGTTCCATCCGGTCGCTATTCGACGAGTCGATGCGTTACGACGTGCACGTGGTTTCGACCGTGCTCTCGGTCGACCAGGTCAACCCTCCCAACGTTCTGGCCATAAACGCGGCATCGGCAGCGCTCAGCATCTCCGACATCCCGTGGGGCGGGCCGGTAGGCGCGGTCAGGATAGGCCGGGTGGGCGACGATTTCGTGATCAACCCCACAGAGGAGCAGATGGAAGAGTCCACGCTCGACCTGCTGGTGACGGGACACCTGGATGGTGTGACTATGGTCGAGTGCGGATCCAGGGAGGTATCCGAGGAGCTGCTGGTCGACGCGCTGGAGCTGGCCCAGGGAGAGATAAAAAAGATTGTCGCCCTGTTCAACGAGATGCGCGACTCGGTCGGGCGCGAAAAACTGGTGTTCCCTGTGCCCCCCGTATTCTCGGATATCGACTCGTGGGCCGAGTCCAACCTGTCGGCCGATATACGAGCCGCGGTGACGATTCACGATAAGAAGCCGCGTGGAGACGCTATATCGGCGGTCAAGAACAGGCTGCTGGAGCGTTTCGAGGAGGAGTACCCCGACGCGGGCGACTATATTTCGGCGCTGGTGGACGAGATGGTCAAGAGCACCATGCGCTCGCTCATAGTCAACGAGGGAAAGAGGGCGGACGGTCGCAGCATGGACGAACTCAGGAAGGTGACCTCCGAGACGGGAGTGCTGCCGAGGGTGCACGGTTCGGCCCTGTTCACCAGGGGCGAGACCCAGGCTCTCGTCGTGACGACCCTTGGAATGATGGGAGTGGACGACCAGATCCTGGATGGTTTGAAGCAGGACGAGCCGGCCAAGAGGTTCATCCTCCACTATAACTTCCCCCCCTACTCGGTCGGGGAGGTACGCCCGATGAGGGGGCCCGGCAGGCGCGAGATCGGCCACGGCGCTCTGGCCGAGCGAGCGCTCCGACCGATGATACCGGACGAAGAGAGCTTCCCCTACGTCATGAGGGTCGTGTCGGACATACTGGAATCCAACGGCTCGAGTTCCCAGGCCTCGATCTGCGGTGCCAGCCTTGCCCTTATGGATGCCGGAGTCCCGACCAGCAAGCACGTGGCCGGGGTGGCCATGGGATTGATAAAAGAAGGAGACAGAGTGGCGATCCTCACTGATATCCAGGGGTTGGAGGATCACTTCGGCGACATGGACTTCAAGGTTGCCGGGACGCGCGAGGGTGTTACAGCCCTCCAGATGGACAACAAGGCGGGCGGGATAACCAGGGAGATACTGCAGCGTGCCCTCTCCCAGGCTCGCACTGCCAGGATGCTGATCCTGGACTCGATGGAGGCGGCGATACCGGCCCCGGCCGATCTCTCTCCCAACGCCCCCAGGATATTCATGACCACGATAGACCCGGAGAAGATACGAGATGTGATCGGCCCCGGCGGCAAGGTCATCCGCGGAATCACGCAGAAGACAGGTGTCAAGATAAACGTCGAGGACAGCGGCGAGATCTACATAGGCGGTCCGACGCAGGAGAAGGTCGACGAGGCCCTCTCGATCATTCGCGGACTCACCAAGGACCTGGAGGCGGGAGAGGTCTACTATGGTACGGTCACTCGCCTGATGGCGTTCGGCGCTTTCGTCGAGTGCCTCCCGGGCAAGGAGGGGCTTCTGCATGTCAGCGAGGTTAGCACTCGCCGCATACCCAAGGTCGATGACGTCTTCAAGGTCGGAGACCAGGTGCTCGTCATGGTTAAGGAGATAGACGACATGGGACGAGTCAACCTCACCAGGAGGCGCATACTGGAGAACGAACGCAGAATAGCCGCCGAGGGTCTCTCGGACGTGCTCCCGGCGGAGAGGGAGAGGGAGAAGGCGATAGAGGCTCTCGCGGAGGCGAGCAGGCAGAACCCCCATCCGGAGCGAGACAGGCCCGGCGGCGGGCGTGACAGAGGGGACAGGCGTTCGGGCGGAGGAGGGCCCAGGAGGCACTCCTCGGGGAGGTCTTAG